A window from Citrus sinensis cultivar Valencia sweet orange chromosome 3, DVS_A1.0, whole genome shotgun sequence encodes these proteins:
- the LOC127900738 gene encoding disease resistance protein RPV1-like, producing the protein MTNYLYSALSRKSIETFIDDQLNRGDKISQSLVNAIEASTISVIIFSEGYASSRWCLDELLKILECKREYVQIVIPVFYRVDPSDVRNQTGTFGDSFSKLEERFKENSKKLQSWRNALKEAASLSGFHSHNIRPESELTEEIVNHILKRLAELFPHNNDRLVGVESRVVAIESLLSAAPLLAIWGIGGIGKTTIARATFDKISSDFEGSCFLENVREESQRLGGLACLRQKLLSNLFRDESMIPDIDLHFKRLSRRKVLVVFDDVTCFNQIESFIGSLEWFMPGSQILITTRNI; encoded by the exons ATGACCAACTATCTTTATTCAGCTTTGTCTCGAAAAAGCATCgaaactttcattgatgaccaACTAAACAGAGGAGATAAAATTTCACAGTCTCTTGTGAATGCAATTGAAGCATCAACCATTTCGGTTATCATTTTCTCTGAAGGCTATGCCTCTTCCAGATGGTGTCTCGATGAACTTTTAAAGATCCTCGAATGCAAGAGAGAGTATGTACAGATTGTGATACCAGTTTTTTATCGCGTTGATCCATCAGACGTGAGAAACCAAACAGGGACTTTTGGGGATTCATTTTCGAAGCTTGAAGAAAGATTTAAAGAGAATTCAAAGAAGCTGCAGAGTTGGAGGAATGCTTTGAAGGAAGCAGCCAGTTTGTCTGGCTTTCATTCTCATAACATTAG ACCTGAATCAGAACTTACAGAGGAAATTGTTAATCACATTTTGAAGAGACTGGCTGAATTGTTTCCGCATAATAACGATCGGTTGGTTGGAGTAGAATCAAGGGTTGTGGCAATTGAATCTCTGTTAAGTGCTGCACCTCTCTTAGCGATTTGGGGCATTGGTGGTATAGGCAAGACAACAATTGCTAGAGCTACTTTCGATAAAATCTCAAGTGATTTTGAAGGGTCTTGCTTCCTTGAAAATGTTAGAGAAGAGTCACAACGACTAGGAGGTCTAGCTTGCTTGCGacaaaaacttctttcaaatttatttagggaTGAAAGTATGATTCCTGATATTGACCTCCACTTTAAAAGGCTCAGCCGCAGGAAGGTTCTGGTTGTTTTTGATGATGTGACTTGTTTTAACCAAATAGAATCTTTTATTGGAAGTCTTGAATGGTTCATGCCTGGGAGTCAAATCTTAATTACCACAAGAAATATATGA
- the LOC127901168 gene encoding disease resistance protein RUN1-like yields MKGLRYDHALELFSRHAFKQNHPDVGYEELSSKVIQHAQGVPLALKVLGCFLFGWEKKVWESAINKLKQILHPKIHDVLKLSYDDLDVNEKGIFLDVACFFKSDDVYPVMKFLDASGFHLEIGISVLADKSLIDVNPYDRITMHDLLQELGREIVRQESINPGNQSRLWHHEDMYEILTNITVSILLGIGILE; encoded by the coding sequence ATGAAGGGTTTAAGATATGATCATGCACTTGAGCTTTTCAGTCGACATGCCTTCAAACAAAACCACCCTGATGTAGGTTATGAGGAACTGTCAAGCAAGGTAATACAACATGCTCAAGGTGTTCCTTTAGCTCTTAAAGTTTTGGGTTGCTTTCTATTTggatgggaaaaaaaagtatggGAAAGtgcaataaacaaattaaaacagatTCTCCATCCGAAAATCCATGATGTGCTAAAACTAAGTTACGATGATTTGGACGTTAACGAGAAAGGTATTTTCCTGGATGTTGCTTGTTTCTTTAAAAGTGATGATGTATATCCAGTAATGAAATTCCTTGATGCAAGCGGCTTTCACCTAGAAATAGGAATAAGTGTTCTTGCTGATAAGTCTCTCATTGATGTTAATCCATACGACAGAATAACAATGCATGATTTGCTGCAAGAATTGGGTAGGGAAATTGTCCGACAAGAATCAATTAATCCTGGAAACCAGAGTCGTTTGTGGCATCATGAGGATATGTACGAAATTCTTACAAATATCACGGTAAGCATTTTGTTAGGAATTGGTATTTTGGAATAA